GCTGTTTGCAAGTGTGGttgtttaaataaaatttttgtggCTTCTTAGATGATTGTGTCAAATTCTATAGTTGAGAACCCACAAGCCAAAATGGCAATTTATATGGAAGAGGATTTTCCTCACAGGCCAATGGTTACAAATTTACCTTCTTCGGTTAGGTCTTTTTTTAATGTGAATTCTTTTAGGTGTTGATATCGGGAAAGGAAGAGCCAGATATTACACTTTCGCCAGCAATGGATGCTGTTATAAGGGTGTTTAAACGTGTCTCGGGATTATCTGAGAGTGAGGTTGATGGCAAAGTGCCTGGAGCTGCTGGAGCTGCATTCTTTTCAATTCGATTGTTGGTTGCATCCACACAAGCGATAAATTTAATTGGAAAACAAGGTTCATTGATTAAATCCATACAGGAGAATTCGGGTGCATCTGTCAGAGTATTGTCAGGAGGTATGCGTTTAATGTTCATAATATCTTATCTCATTTTAATAAGATATATATGATTGGCCACTACTTATCATTTCCATAGGCCAATTActtatcatttattattttgataagAACCGCTAGTATTTTCATCTAGTGAAGAGACAAATCTATTTAGAGAGAAAAGATTCTTTAGTTTAGTCGTTTTTTTTCCTCCAAGCCATATGGATAGTAGCCTTCTATTTGTATCATGACTTGAGTAGTGCAGGATTTGAAGATAGCAATTTTCGCATTTATTGTGGTTTCTATAACGAATACAATTTGCATATGAGTTTGTTTGGTTATACACTAACTATAACATGCCAGTGATTTAATTATCTTGAAGCGGTGATACATATAGGCAAAAATAGGAGCAATATAGTTTGGTGTCTGCTGCTTGTATTGTTATCTTTGATCTATTTGAGATGAAACTATATTTGTTCCTTGAGAATCTAATGGACTTTGGGTTGAAGTTTAAGTGCCATGATTTTGTGGAGatcttcctttgttttctttggAAATTTCTACCGATATAATTGAAAAGGAAATAATTATTCTTTTAAGGCATACATAATACAACGTTATTTAAGAGATAGTATttcttttcattatttttattgctattttattttagttggaAGGGCCGTCGATTTATTTTCGGAATAGAAGTTGTGTTTCTTGTCAGGAGAACTTATGATTGTCATTCTGAGTACACCAATATCATGTATATGTAAAACACTATAGACAACTCTTTGAATGTGGTTTGTACTATTTTTCGATATGTGGTTTAAGGTCTTTCTTAAAACCTTAGGCGGCTTTAGTTAGAAACTAAGCTTTTGTTGTGCATGTAATCTCTTACTATTTGTGAGTTTGAATGTCTTTtgacacttttgttttctttgcTTAATGATATAAAGCTATGTAAAGTTTGACTAGACCCATGGTTTGCTCCTATGGATTTATCATGGGATCtacttagaaatatttaaaaatttcctATATTTGAAAGATTGTTgggttttgagatattttgtataaaaaatttatattcacCTGGCCACATGTTTCTGATGTCAAATTTTGTGTGGGTTAGCTCTTCTTTCTATGCTAAATTTAATGACTgcccttttttaaaaaattaatcatgCTAAATTTTGTGCTAGCAGATGAGGTGCCATACTATGCTGTTGCAGATGAAAGAATTGTTGAGTTGCAGGGTGAAGGGTTGAAGGTTCTCAAAGCTCTGGAAGCAGTAATTGCACATCTGAGGAAATTTTTAGTTGATCATAGTGTTCTTCCACTTTTTGAGAAGAAAACTGtaagattaattttcatttatgtaTCCCTTTACATTTTATTGTTTTGTCATGTTGTGTGCTGATAATTGGAATATAACATTTTAGTACAATGTGCCATCCTCACAAGAACAACATGTAGAGACCTGGGCAGACAAGCCATTAGCTCACGGTGCTTCTCAAACTGGACTTGCAGCTAATTATCCTCTATCAGCAACGAGGGAATCTTTGTTTCTTGATCGTGAAAATCAATTGGAATCACAGATTCCATCAGCTCGAATTTCTCTATATGGACAAGATCCGTCACTTCCTGGAATTCGTTCTTCAGGCCTTGGATCCTCAGGCCTCGGTTCTTCAAGTCTTAGTTCCTCAGGTCTCGGTTCCTCAGGTCTCGGTTCTTCAGGTCTCGGTTCCTCAGGTCTCGGTTCTTCAGGTCTCGGTTCCTCAGGTCTCGGTTCCTTAGGTCTCGGTTCCTCAGGTCTCGGTTCTTCAGGACTCGGTTCTTCAGGTCTCGGTTCTTCAAGTCTCGGTCGTACTGGTGCTCCCATTGTTACTCAGGTTGGTGTGTGTAAATGATAATAGGTTATAGTTTGCACAATGCTACTTACTATTTCCATTCAATTATGTTTATTTGGAAATATCTGGTCTGTTGTTCCAATTTTATAGTATGTTGAAGTGGGCAGTGGCCAATTTTGTCCATTTTGATTCCTCATTTAAATCCTATAAGCTTACAATTTCGTACTTTCTGAAGCAAGGTCCACTTTTCGTtttaagtgaaaaaaaaaaggaaagaaatgaagaaaagagatttaaaaaaaaagggaggTGAATATGTGATTATGGTGAAAGAGAATCAGATTTCATTTTTGATTGGATTTAAAACAAGGTGCAATGCTTTGAAATTGCACAAGACCCTTGGTACATGTATCATCTTCTTAAGTCCCCCTATGACTAAGAGACCAGcattagtattttttattctCATCCTCTGTTTCACGTTCTTACTTTTGGTTAGAAGTCATGATAACATGTTCCTTTTCTTCCAATCAGATTGCACAAACTAT
This Cannabis sativa cultivar Pink pepper isolate KNU-18-1 chromosome 6, ASM2916894v1, whole genome shotgun sequence DNA region includes the following protein-coding sequences:
- the LOC115725133 gene encoding RNA-binding KH domain-containing protein PEPPER, with the protein product MATNEPAVNGVAKAPESVLQSLVPTNTVTETGATTTSASEAETAVAPSTESQLESASAPPSATITAADKRWPGWPGDCVFRLIVPVVKVGSIIGRKGELIKKMCEETRARIRVLDGAVGTPDRIVLISGKEEPDITLSPAMDAVIRVFKRVSGLSESEVDGKVPGAAGAAFFSIRLLVASTQAINLIGKQGSLIKSIQENSGASVRVLSGDEVPYYAVADERIVELQGEGLKVLKALEAVIAHLRKFLVDHSVLPLFEKKTYNVPSSQEQHVETWADKPLAHGASQTGLAANYPLSATRESLFLDRENQLESQIPSARISLYGQDPSLPGIRSSGLGSSGLGSSSLSSSGLGSSGLGSSGLGSSGLGSSGLGSSGLGSLGLGSSGLGSSGLGSSGLGSSSLGRTGAPIVTQIAQTMQIPLAYAEDIIGIEGSNIAYIRRTSGAILTVQESMGLPDEITVEIKGTSTQVQLAQQLIQEVMSNHKESLSSSYGRIDTTGLRSSYSQLSSSSYPPTSLPSQPYNGGYGSSNLGGYSTFRL